From the Mycoplasmatota bacterium genome, one window contains:
- a CDS encoding DVUA0089 family protein — MISPSGDIDYFNFTITETTTIALYTVSNLDTIGYLYDSSGNEIHMSDDTNYGMDFFIEITLNPGLYYLKVSDYGSDYGNYMLYFELIA, encoded by the coding sequence ATGATTTCTCCATCTGGTGATATTGATTATTTTAATTTCACAATAACAGAAACAACTACGATTGCTTTATACACTGTATCTAATTTAGATACAATTGGGTATTTATATGATAGTTCAGGGAATGAAATTCATATGAGTGATGATACAAATTATGGAATGGATTTCTTTATCGAAATTACTTTAAATCCAGGTCTTTATTATCTTAAAGTATCGGATTATGGTAGTGATTATGGCAATTATATGTTATATTTTGAATTAATTGCATAA
- a CDS encoding transposase family protein — protein MISQKIWSEQSAQHASELVKRAVLAENILLHKKPLVLHSDNGSPMKGATLLETLYQLGITPSNSRPRVSNDNPYAESIFKTFKYCPGYPDKGFETIKQARTWTLQFINWYNYEHLHSGIKYLTPHQRHSGLSNKILKKRIKVYEQAQLKHPERWSRNIRNWSVENIVWLNPEKSSILKKEETKSS, from the coding sequence ATTATATCACAGAAAATATGGTCTGAACAATCTGCTCAACACGCTAGTGAATTAGTTAAAAGAGCAGTATTAGCAGAAAATATACTTTTACATAAAAAACCTTTAGTGCTTCATTCTGACAATGGAAGTCCGATGAAAGGAGCCACTCTTTTAGAGACCCTTTATCAACTAGGTATTACTCCATCAAATAGTAGACCTAGAGTAAGTAATGATAATCCTTATGCGGAGTCTATATTTAAAACATTCAAATATTGTCCAGGTTACCCAGATAAGGGCTTTGAGACTATTAAACAAGCAAGAACTTGGACATTACAGTTTATAAACTGGTATAACTATGAACATCTTCATAGTGGGATAAAATATTTAACTCCACACCAAAGGCATTCCGGTTTATCTAATAAAATATTAAAAAAGCGAATTAAAGTCTATGAACAAGCACAACTTAAACACCCAGAAAGATGGTCGAGAAACATAAGAAATTGGAGTGTGGAAAACATTGTTTGGTTAAACCCAGAAAAATCATCAATTTTGAAAAAAGAAGAAACAAAATCTTCTTAA